The following are encoded in a window of Citrobacter freundii genomic DNA:
- the crr gene encoding PTS glucose transporter subunit IIA — translation MGLFDKLKSLVSDDKKDTGTIEIIAPLSGEIVNIEDVPDVVFAEKIVGDGIAIKPTGNKMVAPVDGTIGKIFETNHAFSIESDSGIELFVHFGIDTVELKGEGFKRIAEEGQRVKVGDPVIEFDLALLEEKAKSTLTPVVISNMDEIKELIKLSGSVTVGETPVIRIKK, via the coding sequence ATGGGTTTGTTCGATAAACTGAAATCTCTGGTTTCTGATGATAAGAAAGACACCGGAACTATTGAGATTATAGCTCCGCTCTCTGGCGAGATCGTCAACATCGAAGACGTGCCGGATGTAGTTTTTGCTGAAAAAATCGTTGGTGATGGCATCGCTATCAAACCAACCGGTAACAAAATGGTTGCCCCTGTAGACGGCACCATCGGCAAAATCTTTGAAACCAACCATGCGTTCTCTATCGAATCTGATAGCGGCATTGAGCTGTTCGTTCACTTCGGTATTGATACCGTTGAACTGAAAGGCGAAGGCTTCAAGCGTATTGCTGAAGAAGGTCAACGCGTTAAAGTGGGCGACCCGGTTATTGAATTCGATCTGGCACTGCTGGAAGAAAAAGCCAAGTCTACCCTGACGCCGGTTGTTATCTCCAACATGGACGAAATCAAAGAACTGATCAAACTGTCCGGTAGCGTGACCGTGGGCGAAACCCCGGTTATCCGCATCAAGAAGTAA
- the ptsI gene encoding phosphoenolpyruvate-protein phosphotransferase PtsI has product MISGILASPGIAFGKALLLKEDEIVIDRKKISADKVDQEVERFLSGRAKASAQLEAIKTKAGETFGEEKEAIFEGHIMLLEDEELEQEIIALIKDKHMTADAAAHEIIEGQATALEELDDEYLKERAADVRDIGKRLLRNILGLAIIDLSAIQDEVILVAADLTPSETAQLNLNKVLGFITDAGGRTSHTSIMARSLELPAIVGTSSVTSQVKNDDYLILDAVNNLVYVNPTNDVIEQLRAVQEQVATEKAELAKLKDLPAITLDGHQVEVCANIGTVRDVEGAERNGAEGVGLYRTEFLFMDRDSLPTEEEQFAAYKAVAEACGSQAVIVRTMDIGGDKELPYMNFPKEENPFLGWRAIRIALDRKEILRDQVRAILRASAFGKLRIMFPMIISVEEVRALRKEIEIYKQELRDEGKAFDETIEIGVMVETPAAATIARHLAKEVDFFSIGTNDLTQYTLAVDRGNDMISHLYQPMSPSVLTLIKQVIDASHAEGKWTGMCGELAGDERATLLLLGMGLDEFSMSAISIPRIKKIIRNTNFEDAKVLAEQALAQPTTDELMTLVNKFIEEKTIC; this is encoded by the coding sequence ATGATTTCAGGCATTTTAGCATCCCCGGGTATCGCTTTCGGCAAAGCACTGCTGCTGAAAGAAGACGAAATCGTCATTGACCGGAAAAAAATTTCTGCCGACAAGGTTGATCAGGAAGTTGAACGTTTTCTGAGCGGTCGTGCCAAGGCATCTGCGCAACTGGAAGCGATCAAAACCAAAGCTGGTGAAACGTTCGGTGAAGAAAAAGAAGCCATCTTTGAAGGGCATATCATGCTGCTCGAAGATGAGGAGCTGGAGCAGGAAATCATAGCCCTGATTAAAGATAAGCACATGACGGCTGACGCAGCTGCACATGAAATTATCGAAGGTCAGGCCACCGCTCTGGAAGAGCTGGATGATGAATACCTGAAAGAACGTGCGGCTGACGTACGTGACATCGGTAAACGCCTGCTGCGTAACATCCTGGGTCTGGCAATTATTGACCTGAGCGCTATTCAGGACGAAGTTATCCTGGTTGCCGCCGATCTGACACCGTCAGAAACCGCACAGCTGAACCTGAATAAGGTGCTGGGTTTCATCACTGACGCGGGTGGACGTACTTCCCATACCTCAATCATGGCGCGTTCTCTGGAACTGCCTGCCATCGTGGGTACCAGCAGCGTCACCTCTCAGGTGAAAAACGACGACTATCTGATTCTGGATGCCGTAAACAATCTGGTTTACGTCAATCCAACCAACGACGTTATTGAGCAACTGCGTGCCGTTCAGGAGCAAGTTGCTACCGAGAAAGCGGAACTCGCTAAGCTGAAAGATCTGCCAGCTATCACGCTGGACGGTCATCAGGTTGAAGTGTGCGCCAACATCGGTACCGTGCGTGACGTTGAAGGCGCTGAGCGTAATGGCGCTGAAGGCGTGGGTCTGTATCGTACCGAATTCCTGTTTATGGACCGTGACTCGCTGCCAACTGAAGAAGAACAGTTTGCTGCGTATAAAGCCGTTGCTGAAGCCTGTGGCTCGCAGGCGGTCATCGTGCGTACCATGGACATTGGCGGCGATAAAGAGCTGCCGTACATGAACTTCCCGAAAGAAGAAAACCCGTTCCTGGGCTGGCGTGCTATTCGTATCGCGCTGGATCGTAAAGAAATCCTGCGTGACCAGGTTCGCGCCATCCTGCGTGCCTCTGCTTTCGGCAAACTGCGCATCATGTTCCCGATGATCATCTCTGTTGAAGAAGTACGCGCACTGCGCAAAGAGATCGAAATCTACAAACAGGAACTGCGTGACGAAGGCAAAGCATTTGACGAAACCATTGAGATTGGCGTGATGGTGGAAACACCGGCTGCGGCAACCATTGCACGTCATTTAGCCAAAGAAGTTGACTTCTTTAGTATCGGCACCAATGATTTAACGCAGTACACCCTGGCAGTTGACCGTGGTAATGATATGATTTCCCACCTTTACCAACCGATGTCGCCATCTGTTCTGACGCTGATCAAGCAAGTTATTGATGCTTCTCATGCTGAAGGCAAATGGACCGGCATGTGTGGTGAGCTTGCAGGCGACGAACGTGCTACACTTCTGTTGCTGGGGATGGGTCTGGACGAATTCTCTATGAGCGCCATTTCTATCCCGCGCATTAAGAAGATTATCCGTAACACGAACTTCGAAGATGCGAAGGTGTTAGCAGAGCAGGCTCTTGCTCAACCGACAACGGACGAGTTAATGACGCTGGTTAACAAGTTCATTGAAGAAAAAACAATCTGCTAA
- the ptsH gene encoding phosphocarrier protein Hpr — protein sequence MFQQEVTITAPNGLHTRPAAQFVKEAKGFTSEITVTSNGKSASAKSLFKLQTLGLTQGTVVTLSAEGEDEQKAVEHLVKLMAELE from the coding sequence ATGTTCCAGCAAGAAGTTACCATTACCGCTCCGAACGGTCTGCATACTCGCCCTGCTGCTCAGTTCGTTAAAGAAGCAAAAGGCTTTACGTCTGAAATTACTGTGACTTCCAACGGCAAAAGCGCTAGCGCCAAAAGCCTGTTTAAACTGCAGACTCTGGGCCTGACTCAGGGCACCGTTGTTACCCTTTCCGCAGAAGGCGAAGACGAGCAGAAAGCAGTTGAGCATCTGGTTAAACTGATGGCTGAACTCGAGTAA
- the cysK gene encoding cysteine synthase A, translating into MSKIFEDNSLTIGHTPLVRLNRIGNGRILAKVESRNPSFSVKCRIGANMIWDAEKRGVLKPGIELVEPTSGNTGIALAYVAAARGYKLTLTMPETMSIERRKLLKALGANLVLTEGAKGMKGAIQKAEEIVASNPEKFLLLQQFSNPANPEIHEKTTGPEIWEDTDGQVDVFISGVGTGGTLTGVSRYIKGTKGKADLITVAVEPTDSPVIAQALAGEELKPGPHKIQGIGAGFIPGNLDLKLIDKVVAITNDEAISTARRLMEEEGILAGISSGAAVAAALKLQEDETFTNKNIVVILPSSGERYLSTALFADLFTEKELQQ; encoded by the coding sequence ATGAGTAAGATTTTTGAAGACAACTCGCTGACTATCGGTCATACGCCGCTGGTTCGACTGAACCGTATCGGTAACGGACGCATTCTGGCGAAGGTAGAATCACGCAACCCGAGCTTTAGCGTCAAATGCCGTATCGGTGCCAATATGATTTGGGATGCCGAAAAACGTGGTGTGCTGAAACCGGGTATTGAACTGGTTGAACCGACCAGCGGTAACACCGGTATTGCCCTGGCCTACGTTGCTGCCGCGCGCGGTTACAAGCTGACCCTGACGATGCCGGAAACGATGAGTATTGAGCGTCGTAAGCTGCTGAAAGCGCTGGGTGCAAATCTGGTGCTGACTGAAGGCGCAAAAGGCATGAAGGGCGCGATTCAGAAAGCAGAAGAAATTGTTGCCAGCAATCCGGAAAAATTCCTGCTGCTTCAGCAATTCAGTAACCCGGCTAACCCGGAAATTCACGAAAAAACCACCGGCCCGGAAATCTGGGAAGACACCGATGGTCAGGTGGATGTGTTTATCTCCGGCGTTGGCACCGGCGGTACGCTGACCGGCGTTTCCCGTTATATCAAAGGAACCAAAGGCAAAGCGGATTTGATCACCGTTGCCGTAGAACCGACAGATTCTCCGGTCATCGCTCAGGCGTTGGCGGGTGAAGAACTCAAGCCTGGTCCACATAAAATTCAGGGCATTGGCGCTGGTTTCATTCCGGGCAACCTCGATCTGAAACTGATTGATAAAGTGGTCGCCATCACTAACGACGAGGCTATCTCTACCGCGCGTCGCTTGATGGAAGAAGAAGGTATTCTGGCAGGTATCTCTTCAGGAGCCGCGGTTGCTGCCGCGCTTAAACTCCAGGAAGATGAAACCTTTACCAATAAGAATATAGTGGTTATTCTACCGTCATCGGGTGAGCGTTATCTGAGCACTGCACTGTTTGCCGATCTCTTTACTGAGAAAGAACTGCAACAGTAA
- the cysZ gene encoding sulfate transporter CysZ — MVSSSASVPRSGFYYFSQGWKLINQPGIRRFVLLPLLVNILLMGGAFWWLFSQLDSWIPALMSHVPDWLQWLSYLLWPIVTFSVLLVFGYFFSTLANWIAAPFNGLLAEQLEARLTGATPPDTGVLGIMKDVPRIMKREWQKLAWYLPRAVVLLLLYFIPGIGQTVAPVLWFLFSAWMLAIQYCDYPFDNHKVPFKEMRTALRTRKVTNMQFGALTSLFTLIPVLNMFIMPVAVCGATAMWVDCYRAKHALWK, encoded by the coding sequence ATGGTTTCATCATCTGCAAGTGTACCACGCAGCGGTTTTTATTATTTTTCTCAGGGATGGAAGCTCATCAACCAACCGGGGATCCGTCGCTTTGTTCTCCTGCCGTTGCTGGTGAACATTTTGCTGATGGGGGGCGCGTTCTGGTGGTTATTTAGCCAACTGGATAGCTGGATACCCGCTCTAATGAGTCATGTTCCGGACTGGCTACAGTGGCTCAGTTATTTGCTGTGGCCCATTGTGACATTCTCCGTGCTGCTGGTATTTGGCTATTTTTTCTCCACGCTTGCCAACTGGATCGCGGCACCGTTTAACGGCTTACTGGCTGAACAACTGGAAGCGCGACTGACCGGCGCAACGCCACCCGACACCGGCGTGCTCGGTATTATGAAAGATGTTCCGCGTATTATGAAACGTGAATGGCAAAAGCTGGCCTGGTACCTTCCGCGCGCTGTCGTACTGCTGCTGCTCTATTTTATCCCCGGCATTGGACAGACCGTTGCGCCAGTACTGTGGTTCCTGTTTAGCGCGTGGATGCTGGCTATCCAATATTGTGATTACCCGTTTGATAACCACAAAGTGCCGTTCAAAGAGATGCGTACCGCCCTGCGCACGCGCAAAGTCACCAATATGCAGTTTGGCGCGCTGACCAGCCTGTTCACCCTGATCCCTGTGCTCAACATGTTTATCATGCCGGTTGCCGTTTGCGGTGCCACCGCGATGTGGGTAGATTGCTATCGTGCTAAGCACGCGTTATGGAAGTAA